The following are encoded together in the Corynebacterium jeikeium genome:
- the clpS gene encoding ATP-dependent Clp protease adapter ClpS, whose product MTSPAAPAATPVADKLPETLTEPNLPWMCICWDDPVNLMSYVTYVFQTVLGYSRKRATELMMQVHTEGKAVVSSGERDKVEGDVKKLQTAGLWATMQRADG is encoded by the coding sequence ATGACTTCCCCAGCCGCTCCCGCTGCCACCCCTGTAGCGGACAAACTGCCAGAAACACTGACGGAGCCCAACCTGCCGTGGATGTGCATCTGTTGGGATGATCCGGTGAACTTGATGAGCTACGTGACGTACGTCTTCCAAACCGTACTGGGCTATTCGCGCAAGCGCGCCACGGAGCTGATGATGCAGGTCCACACTGAGGGTAAGGCCGTGGTGAGCTCGGGTGAGCGCGACAAGGTTGAAGGGGATGTGAAGAAGCTGCAGACCGCCGGGCTATGGGCGACGATGCAGCGGGCGGACGGGTAG
- a CDS encoding P1 family peptidase, which translates to MSIELFGCQPGPANSLADVAGIGVGHAVCEDGAGDSGVTMIVAPKSATASVDVRGGGPGTRETDLLAPHNTVQSVHAIGLCGGSAFGLDALTGAMAELESRRIGFPVLGPEHPDKLVPIVPGAVIFDLLLGRWDSRPDAATGASATAAALDAVVGNEASCAAERGAAKQRGSGQAALNGNVGAGLGASAGALKGGFGQASVVFPEGTPLAGVTVAVGIVVNPQGAVFDPATGLPWGLAAELDGEFARYGLADGLVDGEPLGAEGVNRLKSKNVLGTKITADMLAPKLNTTIGVVATDAPLTKAQAKRLALAGHDGIARAIRPAHMPMDGDTLFAMGTGEHGSGATGVERGVDDIGMSLLSAVAANTVERAIVHAVLAAESVFGVPSWRDVVKEM; encoded by the coding sequence ATGAGCATAGAGCTGTTCGGCTGCCAGCCGGGGCCTGCGAATTCTCTGGCCGACGTGGCGGGTATTGGCGTGGGGCACGCGGTGTGCGAGGACGGCGCGGGGGATTCGGGCGTGACCATGATCGTCGCCCCGAAATCCGCCACTGCCAGCGTGGACGTACGTGGTGGTGGGCCGGGCACACGCGAGACGGATCTTCTGGCGCCGCACAACACGGTGCAGTCCGTGCACGCTATTGGTCTGTGCGGTGGTTCTGCTTTTGGTCTTGACGCCCTCACGGGGGCAATGGCCGAACTGGAGAGTAGGAGGATCGGCTTCCCTGTGTTGGGGCCGGAACACCCGGATAAGTTGGTGCCGATCGTGCCGGGAGCCGTGATTTTTGATCTGCTGCTGGGGCGCTGGGATTCGCGGCCGGATGCGGCCACGGGAGCATCAGCGACGGCGGCGGCGCTGGATGCTGTGGTTGGAAACGAGGCAAGCTGCGCGGCTGAGCGGGGCGCTGCAAAGCAGAGGGGCTCAGGGCAGGCGGCGCTGAACGGCAACGTCGGCGCGGGGCTGGGAGCCTCGGCTGGCGCGCTGAAGGGTGGCTTTGGTCAGGCCAGCGTCGTATTCCCCGAAGGCACCCCGCTGGCTGGGGTGACTGTTGCCGTGGGCATTGTAGTGAACCCGCAGGGTGCGGTTTTCGATCCGGCAACCGGCCTGCCGTGGGGCCTCGCCGCCGAGCTGGACGGGGAGTTTGCCAGATACGGACTGGCCGATGGCCTGGTTGATGGTGAGCCGCTGGGGGCTGAGGGCGTCAATAGATTAAAGAGCAAGAACGTGCTCGGCACGAAGATCACGGCGGACATGCTGGCGCCGAAGCTCAACACGACGATCGGGGTGGTGGCGACCGACGCGCCGCTGACGAAGGCGCAGGCTAAGAGGCTGGCGCTGGCGGGGCATGACGGGATCGCACGGGCGATTCGGCCGGCGCACATGCCGATGGATGGGGACACGCTGTTTGCGATGGGGACAGGGGAACATGGTTCGGGGGCTACTGGAGTTGAGAGGGGCGTCGATGATATTGGCATGAGCCTGCTTTCGGCGGTCGCGGCTAACACGGTGGAGCGGGCGATTGTGCATGCTGTGCTGGCGGCGGAATCGGTTTTCGGTGTGCCGAGCTGGCGCGACGTAGTGAAGGAGATGTAG
- a CDS encoding DUF2017 domain-containing protein, which translates to MQPWTKKNSLLRGTRFNTQLEPLEREMLGDSAVAVSDKLMERARTAPKDELAEMTGMASGHADAPKDPGLARLLPSFFREGDEEVDGDAALTRQLNETDIIKTKLTNLRFVVDYLGPNGSVNVSLTQDEVHPWLSAINDIRLYHSAQYEEFKKELLEGDENSDQATAAQNYLDWLGYHQDSLLSAMMGE; encoded by the coding sequence ATGCAGCCGTGGACGAAGAAGAACAGCCTGCTGCGCGGGACTCGCTTTAATACGCAGCTGGAGCCGCTCGAGCGCGAGATGTTGGGGGATTCGGCGGTGGCCGTCTCCGACAAGCTGATGGAGCGCGCGCGGACCGCCCCGAAGGACGAGCTGGCGGAGATGACGGGCATGGCCAGCGGGCATGCCGATGCGCCGAAGGATCCGGGGCTGGCGCGGCTGCTGCCGAGCTTCTTCCGCGAGGGGGACGAGGAAGTCGACGGCGATGCGGCGCTGACTCGCCAGCTGAACGAGACGGACATCATCAAGACGAAGCTGACGAACCTGCGCTTTGTGGTGGACTACCTGGGGCCTAATGGTTCGGTGAATGTTTCGCTGACGCAGGACGAGGTTCACCCGTGGCTGAGCGCGATCAACGACATTCGCCTGTACCACTCCGCGCAGTACGAGGAGTTCAAGAAGGAGCTCCTCGAGGGGGATGAGAATTCCGACCAAGCGACGGCGGCGCAGAATTACCTGGATTGGTTGGGCTACCACCAGGACAGTCTTTTGTCGGCGATGATGGGTGAATAA